A stretch of Halococcus sediminicola DNA encodes these proteins:
- a CDS encoding HhH-GPD family protein yields MSESASSLPDDLDSVRRALVEWYEGDHRKFPWRETTNPYEILVSEVMSQQTQLDRVVAAFADFVERWPDVERLAAADRSAVVGFWSDHSLGYNNRARYLHEAAGQVVAEFDGEFPENPDDLQELQGVGPYTANAVASFAFDNGNAVVDTNVKRVLYRAFDMPDDDAAFEDAAGELLPDDESRVWNNAIMELGGVACTKTPACDEESCPWRGWCGAYATGDFSAPDVPTQSPFEGSRRQFRGRVVRVLGEYDELALSELGPRVRVDYTPEGEHGRDWLRGLLADLEDDGLVALDTDGETSARLRR; encoded by the coding sequence ATGAGCGAGTCCGCGTCCTCGTTGCCGGACGACCTCGATAGCGTGCGCCGTGCGCTCGTCGAGTGGTACGAGGGGGACCATCGAAAATTCCCGTGGCGCGAGACGACCAACCCCTACGAGATCCTCGTCTCGGAGGTGATGAGCCAGCAGACCCAACTCGACCGCGTGGTGGCTGCGTTCGCGGACTTCGTCGAGCGGTGGCCCGATGTCGAGCGCCTCGCAGCCGCCGACCGCTCCGCCGTAGTGGGATTCTGGAGCGACCACAGCCTGGGCTACAACAATCGGGCGCGCTATCTCCACGAGGCGGCCGGGCAGGTCGTCGCGGAGTTCGATGGCGAGTTTCCCGAAAACCCCGACGACTTACAGGAACTACAGGGCGTCGGTCCCTACACCGCGAACGCGGTGGCGAGTTTCGCCTTCGACAACGGCAACGCGGTGGTCGACACCAACGTGAAGCGCGTGCTCTACCGGGCGTTCGACATGCCCGACGACGATGCGGCCTTCGAGGACGCCGCTGGGGAGTTGCTGCCCGACGACGAATCGCGCGTCTGGAACAACGCGATCATGGAACTCGGCGGTGTGGCGTGTACGAAAACGCCCGCCTGCGACGAAGAATCCTGCCCGTGGCGCGGCTGGTGTGGGGCCTACGCGACGGGGGATTTCAGCGCGCCCGACGTACCCACCCAATCGCCCTTCGAGGGGAGTCGCCGGCAGTTCCGGGGTCGCGTCGTCCGCGTGCTCGGCGAGTACGACGAACTGGCGCTCTCGGAACTCGGTCCGAGAGTGCGTGTCGATTACACGCCGGAGGGCGAGCACGGCCGCGACTGGCTCCGGGGATTGCTCGCCGACCTCGAAGACGACGGGCTGGTCGCGCTCGATACCGACGGCGAGACGTCGGCCCGGCTGCGGCGCTGA
- a CDS encoding translation initiation factor eIF-2B gives MIDETVEEIREMQTHSSSVVAVKAAHALASLTEREFRSLDDYLRDVERNSTALRQANPSHASLQNTQREIVDALDEDFPDIEAAKARTREAVREVVERVEMAKRRAAEYGAMALEDGMTVLTHDYSSTVLEAIELAGREGAELTVYVTEARPRYLGRKSARTLAAIDPVETHLVVDSACGHFLPECDRVLMGMDCIVGETLYNRIGSLPIAATAAETDTPVTVIGSGAKVIDEGFVFENEFRASSEVMREPAEGFWIENPAYDATPLRLVDSVITDEGMR, from the coding sequence ATGATCGACGAGACGGTCGAGGAGATACGCGAGATGCAGACCCACAGCTCCTCGGTGGTCGCCGTCAAAGCCGCCCACGCACTCGCGTCGCTCACCGAGCGCGAGTTCCGGAGCCTCGACGACTATCTCAGGGACGTCGAGCGCAACTCGACGGCACTGCGACAGGCCAACCCCTCACACGCCTCGCTGCAGAACACCCAGCGCGAGATCGTCGACGCACTCGACGAGGACTTCCCGGATATCGAGGCGGCCAAAGCGCGCACCCGGGAGGCGGTCCGGGAGGTCGTCGAGCGCGTCGAGATGGCCAAACGCCGGGCCGCCGAGTACGGCGCGATGGCGCTTGAGGACGGAATGACGGTGTTGACGCACGACTACTCCTCGACGGTGCTGGAGGCCATCGAACTTGCCGGGCGCGAGGGAGCCGAACTCACAGTATATGTAACCGAGGCCAGGCCACGCTATCTCGGGCGCAAGAGCGCGCGCACGCTCGCGGCCATCGACCCCGTCGAGACACACCTCGTCGTCGACAGCGCCTGCGGCCACTTCCTGCCCGAGTGCGACAGGGTACTGATGGGAATGGACTGCATCGTCGGCGAAACCCTCTACAACCGCATCGGCAGCCTACCGATCGCCGCGACCGCCGCCGAGACCGACACGCCCGTCACCGTGATCGGCTCCGGCGCGAAGGTGATCGACGAGGGGTTCGTCTTCGAAAACGAGTTCCGGGCGAGCAGCGAGGTGATGCGCGAACCCGCCGAGGGATTTTGGATCGAGAACCCGGCCTACGACGCGACGCCGCTGCGCCTCGTCGATTCGGTCATCACCGACGAGGGTATGCGCTGA
- a CDS encoding metallophosphoesterase family protein produces MRLAHAADIHLGHRQYDLSQRESDVRLAFEHFLKKTREHDVTAILIPGDLFDSRDVSPKTLKRAESLLADVEVPVLVSPGNHDQSMSTRRELTWLQYLNDSGLVTLLSGTPRDEPAFVRTDLAEPRQGGGGFVDIESDGETVRCFGVPYRGAYIDTDLPKVADGIRAVEEREGPADTTVLLAHFGVDDAVPDLGATVKRAWLTPIEERVDYLALGHIHKQYETGTVGRNPGSLEALDIQEGRWDEAHGYYVFDTEDGTAEHRLSHRRPYHTMSFDVSDYRTFEDLRVEFAAALDDERPSVERTCEREIHCDGNGNRRAPVVNVRFVGTLLLDHGSFDVEALRDLAADRLDAIHVQPTNNTERKAIAELLGDVERDEAFDADGTVNTDVLQERVFTTIAGESRYSAETEAVARTLDELEGLVTNEGEGVSEVADYLGERRRELFPDGAAESGDEPAGADVETGDGAETGETASDDAASEGRTSQQTLDARGSE; encoded by the coding sequence GTGCGGCTGGCACACGCCGCCGACATCCACCTCGGCCACAGACAGTACGACCTCTCACAGCGCGAATCCGACGTCAGGCTTGCTTTCGAGCATTTCCTGAAGAAGACCCGTGAACACGACGTGACGGCCATCCTGATTCCGGGCGACCTCTTCGATTCGCGCGACGTGAGTCCGAAGACCCTCAAGCGAGCCGAGTCGCTGCTCGCCGACGTCGAGGTGCCCGTACTCGTCTCGCCGGGCAACCACGACCAGAGCATGAGTACCCGGCGGGAGTTGACGTGGCTGCAGTATCTCAACGACAGCGGTCTCGTCACGCTGCTGTCGGGAACTCCGCGGGACGAACCAGCGTTCGTCCGGACCGATCTCGCCGAACCACGGCAGGGCGGCGGCGGGTTCGTCGATATCGAGTCGGACGGCGAGACGGTGCGCTGTTTCGGCGTGCCGTATCGCGGCGCGTACATCGACACCGACCTCCCGAAGGTCGCCGACGGCATCCGAGCGGTCGAAGAGCGCGAAGGGCCGGCCGATACGACCGTGTTGCTCGCCCACTTCGGCGTCGACGACGCGGTGCCGGACCTCGGCGCGACCGTCAAGCGCGCGTGGCTGACGCCGATCGAGGAGCGGGTGGACTACCTCGCGCTCGGCCACATCCACAAACAGTACGAGACCGGAACCGTCGGCCGAAATCCGGGCAGTCTCGAAGCGCTCGACATCCAGGAAGGCCGGTGGGACGAGGCCCACGGCTACTATGTCTTCGACACCGAGGACGGGACCGCCGAGCACCGCCTCTCGCATCGCCGGCCGTACCACACCATGAGTTTCGACGTGTCGGACTATCGCACCTTCGAAGACCTCCGCGTCGAGTTCGCGGCGGCGCTCGACGACGAGCGCCCGTCGGTCGAACGCACCTGCGAGCGCGAGATTCATTGCGACGGAAACGGCAACCGCCGCGCACCGGTCGTGAACGTGCGCTTCGTCGGTACGCTCCTGCTCGATCACGGGAGCTTCGACGTCGAGGCGCTGCGCGACCTCGCCGCCGACCGGCTCGATGCCATCCATGTGCAGCCGACGAACAACACCGAGCGCAAGGCCATCGCGGAGCTGCTCGGCGACGTCGAGCGTGACGAGGCCTTCGACGCCGACGGCACCGTCAATACCGACGTCCTTCAGGAACGGGTTTTCACCACCATCGCGGGCGAATCACGCTACAGCGCCGAGACCGAGGCCGTAGCGCGGACGCTCGACGAACTCGAAGGACTCGTGACCAACGAGGGCGAGGGCGTGAGCGAGGTCGCCGACTACCTCGGCGAGCGCCGGCGCGAGCTGTTCCCCGACGGTGCGGCCGAGTCCGGCGACGAGCCGGCGGGTGCGGATGTGGAGACCGGTGATGGCGCGGAGACTGGTGAGACGGCGAGCGACGACGCTGCGAGCGAGGGACGGACGAGCCAGCAGACCCTCGACGCGCGGGGAAGCGAATGA
- a CDS encoding AAA family ATPase, with translation MSIVIERVTLDGIKSYGEETTIDLGAGVTAILGDNGAGKSTIQEAVGYALFDSHPFSNQERLVRDGESAGEITVTFTNRATDEEYTVRRWAGRSTYEVENADGDRLSLDGTSEIKGWLCEQLGVGDPDDLSQVWERSVGVAQTDFLADFTKTETERIDTFDPLFDIERYREAYKSLGGLDEEFDDDIQDHRDEIIGLATRLEDLPEIKARVEEYEASIEELADEIETLEADIEELDDERERLEGVEEDLDEAERELATLDDTKIPAQEKSLDSAKERRDEARKAGETLASVREGYERHEAAQDRLDELQERRSEREDLDDERNEAGNEIDLLKHRVAEAKDDLCAAERARERVRELEPEKERHEELREAVSQLEDDAERLDEIEDELADVDDDIEERRAEAAERESSIEEAEAQREEAETLAARQDDRQDLLAERKSLEAEREELRAQNEELRAIDIDDTEVSCPTCDQPVTADHRESVIERNRERIEMLTEERLSTIEAEIETIEERIEAAREAKEATDRIPQLERELDTIEDDVAELEAEKKEFEAERDALETRVEELPDKREAMADREGVADEYHTAKAAIESADGAAETLHDARDDLGERLVAYREFGDELADFDGLDDDIEAAKETIDETEAAHRTYIQNEPVAESLDERQETVEEEGEALARLRAERKSVHERVAELDEKFDAAQLDDIKEELSERRETRAKREQQREDREEDLAEARKRLDDLEEKRERKGELEAEMSELERDREFARWARTSLQQGAEDLRDLTTSEIGDRANAIYQELRAAPTETLVWDKTYNLRVRVRGQNKPFDTLSGGEKMAAALSVRLAVLERLASVGMAFLDEPTANLDRGKRENLVSQLERFDQLNQLLVVSHDRTFESMTERAVELEKDEDRELTRVVSD, from the coding sequence ATGAGCATCGTCATCGAGCGGGTGACTCTCGATGGAATCAAGAGCTACGGCGAGGAGACGACCATCGACCTCGGGGCGGGCGTGACGGCCATCCTCGGCGACAACGGGGCCGGCAAGAGCACGATCCAGGAGGCCGTCGGTTACGCGTTGTTCGACAGCCATCCGTTCAGCAATCAGGAACGGCTCGTGCGCGACGGGGAGTCGGCGGGCGAGATCACCGTGACGTTCACCAACCGCGCGACCGACGAGGAGTACACGGTGCGTCGGTGGGCCGGCCGGTCGACGTACGAGGTCGAGAACGCCGACGGCGACCGTCTCTCGCTCGACGGGACGAGCGAGATCAAGGGCTGGCTCTGCGAGCAACTCGGCGTCGGCGACCCCGACGACCTCTCTCAGGTCTGGGAGCGAAGCGTCGGCGTCGCCCAGACCGACTTCCTCGCGGACTTCACGAAGACCGAGACCGAGCGCATCGACACGTTCGACCCACTGTTCGACATCGAGCGCTACCGCGAAGCCTACAAATCCCTCGGCGGACTCGACGAGGAGTTCGACGACGACATTCAGGACCACCGCGACGAGATCATCGGTCTCGCGACCAGACTGGAGGACCTTCCGGAGATCAAAGCGCGCGTCGAGGAGTACGAAGCGAGCATCGAGGAACTGGCCGACGAGATCGAGACGCTGGAAGCGGACATCGAGGAACTGGACGACGAGCGCGAACGCCTCGAAGGAGTCGAGGAGGACCTCGACGAGGCCGAACGGGAGTTGGCGACGCTCGACGACACGAAGATTCCGGCACAGGAGAAGAGCCTCGACTCCGCGAAGGAGCGCCGCGACGAGGCCAGGAAAGCCGGCGAGACGCTCGCATCGGTTCGTGAGGGCTACGAGCGCCACGAGGCGGCACAGGACCGTCTCGACGAGTTGCAGGAGCGCCGAAGCGAGCGCGAGGACCTCGACGACGAGCGCAACGAGGCCGGAAACGAGATCGACTTGCTCAAGCATCGGGTCGCGGAGGCCAAAGACGACCTCTGCGCGGCCGAGCGGGCACGCGAGCGGGTGCGCGAACTCGAACCCGAAAAGGAGCGCCACGAGGAGCTCCGGGAGGCGGTGTCGCAGTTGGAGGACGACGCCGAGCGCCTCGACGAGATCGAGGATGAACTGGCGGACGTCGACGACGACATCGAGGAGCGACGGGCCGAGGCCGCGGAACGCGAATCGTCCATCGAAGAAGCCGAAGCGCAGCGCGAGGAGGCCGAAACGCTCGCCGCGCGACAGGACGACCGCCAGGACCTGCTCGCCGAGCGCAAGTCCTTGGAAGCCGAACGCGAGGAACTGCGTGCACAGAACGAGGAGTTGCGAGCCATCGACATCGACGATACCGAGGTCTCGTGTCCGACCTGCGACCAGCCCGTGACCGCAGACCACCGCGAGAGCGTCATCGAGCGCAATCGCGAGCGTATCGAGATGCTCACCGAGGAGCGACTGTCGACCATCGAGGCGGAGATCGAAACCATCGAAGAGCGCATCGAGGCGGCGCGAGAGGCGAAGGAGGCGACCGACCGGATTCCACAGCTCGAACGCGAACTGGATACCATCGAGGACGACGTCGCCGAACTGGAGGCCGAAAAGAAGGAGTTCGAAGCCGAGCGCGACGCCCTCGAAACGCGCGTCGAGGAACTGCCCGACAAGCGCGAGGCGATGGCCGACCGCGAGGGCGTGGCAGACGAGTACCACACCGCGAAGGCGGCCATCGAGAGCGCCGATGGAGCCGCCGAAACGCTCCACGATGCGCGCGATGACCTCGGCGAGCGACTCGTCGCCTATCGGGAATTCGGCGACGAACTCGCCGACTTCGACGGTCTCGACGACGATATCGAGGCGGCGAAGGAGACCATCGACGAAACCGAGGCCGCCCATCGAACCTACATCCAGAACGAACCCGTCGCCGAGAGCCTCGACGAGCGACAGGAAACCGTCGAGGAGGAGGGTGAGGCGCTGGCGCGGTTGCGCGCCGAGCGAAAATCGGTCCACGAACGCGTCGCGGAACTCGACGAGAAATTCGATGCAGCACAACTCGACGACATCAAGGAGGAATTGAGTGAGCGGCGTGAGACCCGCGCCAAGCGCGAGCAGCAGCGCGAGGACAGGGAAGAGGACCTCGCGGAGGCACGCAAGCGCCTCGACGACCTCGAAGAAAAGCGCGAGCGGAAGGGTGAGTTGGAGGCGGAGATGAGCGAACTCGAACGCGATAGAGAATTTGCCCGGTGGGCGCGAACCAGCCTCCAGCAGGGAGCCGAGGACCTCCGCGACCTCACGACCAGCGAGATCGGCGACCGGGCGAACGCCATCTATCAGGAACTGCGTGCCGCCCCGACCGAGACGCTGGTCTGGGACAAGACGTACAACCTCCGGGTTCGCGTGCGCGGGCAGAACAAGCCGTTCGATACGCTCTCGGGCGGCGAGAAGATGGCCGCGGCACTGTCGGTTCGGCTCGCGGTTCTCGAACGCCTCGCCTCGGTCGGAATGGCGTTTCTCGACGAGCCGACCGCGAACCTCGACCGGGGCAAGCGCGAGAACCTCGTGAGCCAACTGGAGCGCTTCGATCAGTTGAACCAGCTGCTCGTCGTCAGCCACGACCGGACCTTCGAGTCGATGACCGAGCGGGCGGTCGAACTCGAAAAAGACGAGGATCGGGAGCTGACGCGGGTGGTGAGTGACTGA
- a CDS encoding DNA double-strand break repair nuclease NurA, producing MPFYPGVVANDLQNYTEEIKEYTDDERVVAKYRDAFDDALAEYDADRLRERFDTNAYPGALPTADWDEHDRPVDPFDISASWENHEAINRFAKDVLEGVTTIAADGSELGPTTEFTVPLGLVQVAWTANHHDPDGDYDGDVEPRILGPEAVTESSGDGDGVRYPDKQAPSHERYYDEGATVVGCIKKFADYEPTPVIVYDGALVPSFADTYAPDVRENYHETMAEILAVSEHHEVPVVGYVAGTKRKNIAKMLQQTYPELLSDEPTVADARILDGFTENWGDRSLVFVNRWDSTVDELEYVYENTEYGYEEEVLFTYLDVPGGSAMDYLEFPEWVQRDGWTEHVLDVVRAETGVGRGYPEILQQADANAVLDMGAKERFLSLVQEFADQEDLPIEWDAKTLSKERRRR from the coding sequence ATGCCGTTCTATCCCGGTGTGGTGGCGAACGATCTCCAGAACTACACTGAGGAGATCAAAGAATACACTGACGACGAACGGGTCGTGGCGAAATATCGTGATGCATTCGACGATGCGCTCGCGGAATATGATGCGGACCGTCTCCGCGAGCGGTTCGACACGAACGCCTATCCCGGCGCGCTGCCGACCGCGGACTGGGACGAGCACGACCGACCGGTCGACCCGTTCGACATCTCTGCCTCGTGGGAGAACCACGAAGCGATCAATCGGTTCGCGAAAGATGTCCTGGAAGGTGTCACGACTATCGCCGCCGATGGTTCCGAACTCGGGCCGACGACGGAGTTCACTGTTCCGCTCGGTCTCGTACAGGTCGCGTGGACCGCAAACCATCACGATCCCGATGGTGATTACGACGGTGACGTGGAGCCCCGAATCCTCGGGCCCGAAGCAGTCACCGAATCATCCGGCGATGGCGACGGTGTCCGGTACCCCGATAAACAGGCCCCGAGCCACGAGCGTTACTACGATGAAGGAGCGACGGTCGTCGGGTGTATCAAGAAGTTCGCCGATTACGAGCCGACACCGGTCATCGTCTACGACGGAGCGCTCGTCCCGTCGTTCGCGGATACGTATGCGCCGGACGTGCGCGAGAACTACCACGAAACGATGGCGGAGATCCTCGCGGTGAGTGAACATCACGAGGTCCCCGTCGTCGGCTACGTCGCAGGAACGAAACGAAAGAACATCGCGAAGATGCTGCAGCAGACGTATCCCGAACTGCTCTCCGACGAGCCGACCGTTGCTGACGCACGCATTCTCGATGGGTTTACCGAGAACTGGGGCGACCGATCGCTGGTGTTCGTCAACAGGTGGGACAGTACGGTCGACGAACTCGAATACGTCTACGAGAACACCGAATACGGCTACGAGGAGGAGGTGCTGTTCACGTACCTCGACGTGCCGGGCGGCAGCGCGATGGACTACCTCGAATTCCCCGAGTGGGTCCAGCGCGACGGCTGGACCGAGCACGTCCTCGACGTCGTTCGCGCTGAGACCGGCGTCGGGCGCGGCTATCCGGAGATCCTCCAGCAGGCCGACGCCAACGCCGTCTTGGACATGGGCGCGAAAGAGCGGTTCCTCTCGCTCGTCCAGGAATTCGCCGACCAAGAGGATCTGCCGATCGAATGGGACGCGAAGACGCTCAGTAAGGAGCGACGACGCCGATGA
- a CDS encoding ATP-binding protein, producing the protein MSDVPEPPTSRGMDAASETVVGTVAEPGEGADEFVFVAPNTVEVRTGEFVVYETTVEGESRDVLARVTNAEQERGLPGEFLADPGVEPETVADALGVPNGNVEIDRVTARVVGYFDAEMATFANPRSLPDPGSRVALANDEFLEAVLPAADWEDESATAHVGWLLNRETKAANVFMPIDSFAATHLAVLASTGSGKSYTASVVIEEMLRPQSRAAMCVFDPHGEYDTLDGMRKDGHASVFQDGAYTPEVNVVTPDEITVAIPDLNYGDLLSFLDKPSDKMKYLLQQAWRALQRDSNQISVRDITSKCYEIDGQDSDTAGALEWRLNRALDRDLFASAARNDLTDLVAPGQVTILQLNRLSEDDQQMLAAALLRKLYEARKDAMRGDGDDLDFPLFTLLEEGHRFAPDGSARSLPILRTILSEGRKFGFGVGIISQRPSKLDADVLSQCGTQIIMQIQNPNDQQAIRQSVESAGEDVLDELPGLTPGQAVIAGDAMNTPVLTRIRERHTRHGAESLDATSEWRDSWESWHAERNRGVVDPYESDEEVDETPL; encoded by the coding sequence GTGAGCGACGTGCCCGAACCACCCACGAGTCGCGGGATGGACGCCGCCTCCGAGACCGTGGTCGGCACGGTGGCCGAACCCGGCGAGGGCGCCGACGAGTTCGTGTTCGTCGCGCCGAACACGGTCGAGGTTCGAACCGGCGAGTTCGTCGTCTACGAGACGACCGTCGAGGGTGAATCCCGCGACGTGCTCGCCCGCGTCACGAACGCCGAGCAGGAGCGCGGGCTACCCGGCGAGTTCCTCGCCGATCCGGGTGTGGAGCCGGAGACCGTCGCGGACGCGCTCGGCGTGCCGAACGGTAACGTCGAGATCGACCGCGTGACCGCGCGCGTCGTCGGTTACTTCGATGCGGAGATGGCGACCTTCGCCAACCCGCGCTCGCTGCCCGACCCCGGTTCGCGCGTCGCGCTCGCAAACGACGAGTTTCTGGAGGCGGTGCTCCCGGCCGCGGACTGGGAAGATGAGAGCGCCACCGCCCACGTCGGCTGGCTGCTCAACCGCGAGACGAAGGCTGCGAACGTCTTCATGCCCATCGATTCGTTCGCCGCGACACACCTCGCGGTGCTCGCCTCGACGGGGAGCGGGAAGTCCTACACCGCGAGCGTCGTCATCGAGGAGATGCTGCGCCCGCAGTCGCGGGCCGCGATGTGCGTCTTCGACCCGCACGGCGAGTACGACACCCTCGACGGGATGCGAAAGGACGGGCATGCCTCGGTGTTTCAGGACGGGGCGTACACGCCCGAGGTCAACGTCGTCACGCCCGACGAGATCACCGTTGCGATCCCCGACCTGAACTACGGCGACCTGCTGTCGTTCCTCGACAAGCCGAGCGACAAGATGAAGTATCTCCTCCAGCAGGCGTGGCGTGCGCTCCAGCGCGATAGCAACCAGATCAGCGTTCGTGACATCACCTCCAAATGCTACGAGATCGACGGACAGGATAGCGACACGGCCGGAGCACTCGAATGGCGGCTCAATCGTGCGCTCGATCGCGATCTGTTCGCCAGCGCGGCGCGCAACGATCTCACCGATCTCGTCGCGCCGGGACAGGTGACGATCCTCCAGTTGAACCGCCTCTCGGAGGACGACCAGCAGATGCTTGCGGCCGCGCTGCTCCGGAAACTCTACGAGGCGCGCAAGGACGCGATGCGTGGCGACGGCGACGATCTCGACTTCCCGCTGTTCACGCTGCTGGAGGAGGGCCATCGCTTCGCGCCGGACGGCAGCGCCCGCTCGCTGCCGATTCTGCGGACCATCCTCTCGGAGGGTCGAAAATTCGGGTTCGGTGTGGGCATCATCTCACAGCGGCCCTCGAAGCTCGACGCCGACGTGCTCTCGCAGTGTGGCACGCAGATCATCATGCAGATCCAGAACCCGAACGACCAGCAGGCGATCCGCCAATCGGTCGAGAGCGCTGGCGAGGACGTGCTTGACGAACTTCCGGGGCTGACGCCCGGACAGGCCGTCATCGCCGGTGACGCGATGAACACACCAGTACTGACCCGGATTCGTGAGCGCCACACGCGCCACGGGGCCGAGAGTCTCGATGCAACCAGCGAGTGGCGCGATAGCTGGGAATCCTGGCACGCGGAGCGCAATCGTGGCGTGGTCGATCCGTACGAATCCGACGAGGAAGTGGACGAGACGCCGCTGTGA
- a CDS encoding type I restriction enzyme HsdR N-terminal domain-containing protein — MDESDVAAYVERSEPLIESSPQMDEQNTKAKLIRPLIELLGWDVYSSEVELEYSMQIGRGNTRADYALILEGAPVVFIEAKGCDSALTDSDRKQLASYMRQTGVDWGLLTNGTTFEILKRRTDSNRPEEILLGSFTLTELAENRELLELLSKELVESGEANSIAERMETTRNAVRTLRSEKERIAERVTQVVTDEIGDIPAQEIQAVSKEYIDELANTLESASDVQGEHKHDGGERHDEAESESQYMITLVDNETVVETFSEPNQSAVMAAAVDHLISERALLDEIESLPYVPGEKNALLNTEPRHPSGREMNTYRPVSDDYYVFTSLNREAKQRYVEQFAERCGLTAEFDGLW; from the coding sequence ATGGATGAGAGCGACGTAGCGGCGTACGTCGAACGGTCGGAGCCACTCATCGAATCATCGCCGCAGATGGATGAGCAGAACACGAAGGCGAAACTCATCAGACCACTGATCGAACTGCTTGGCTGGGACGTGTATTCTTCGGAAGTCGAACTCGAATATTCGATGCAGATCGGCCGTGGGAACACGCGGGCGGACTACGCCCTCATACTGGAAGGAGCACCGGTCGTATTCATCGAAGCCAAAGGATGTGATAGCGCGCTGACTGATTCCGACAGGAAACAGTTGGCGAGTTACATGCGACAGACCGGTGTCGATTGGGGACTGCTGACGAACGGAACCACCTTCGAGATACTGAAACGGCGAACGGACAGCAATCGTCCGGAGGAAATCCTGTTGGGTTCGTTCACGCTTACGGAACTCGCCGAGAATCGAGAGCTACTCGAACTTCTCTCGAAAGAACTCGTCGAATCGGGTGAAGCGAACAGTATCGCCGAACGCATGGAAACGACGAGAAACGCCGTCCGAACACTTCGGAGCGAAAAGGAACGCATCGCTGAGCGAGTGACGCAAGTCGTCACGGATGAAATAGGCGACATTCCAGCACAGGAGATTCAGGCTGTATCGAAGGAATATATCGACGAGCTGGCTAATACGCTTGAAAGTGCGAGCGATGTGCAGGGAGAGCACAAGCACGACGGCGGAGAGCGACACGACGAGGCCGAAAGCGAATCGCAGTACATGATTACACTCGTCGATAACGAGACAGTTGTCGAAACGTTTAGTGAACCAAATCAAAGTGCGGTGATGGCTGCTGCTGTCGATCATCTCATTTCTGAACGGGCGTTGCTGGACGAGATCGAGTCGCTTCCATACGTTCCAGGCGAAAAGAACGCACTTCTCAATACTGAACCGCGTCATCCATCTGGACGTGAAATGAATACATACAGACCGGTTTCTGACGACTACTACGTCTTCACGAGTTTGAATCGCGAGGCGAAACAGCGCTATGTTGAGCAGTTTGCAGAGCGCTGTGGACTCACCGCTGAATTTGATGGACTCTGGTGA
- a CDS encoding cob(I)yrinic acid a,c-diamide adenosyltransferase: MTIYTGRGDAGETDLRTMDRVSKANPRIEAYGTVDEVNATVGRVRPTGHEDVDEQLRAIQNHLHIVQADLANPDPDEDDPQMTAERVEQLEEWIDSYDEELEPLRSFILPGGSDSGARLHHARAVCRRAERRAVALAGEEAINEQTVTYLNRLSDALFTLARVVNQRDGVSEEAPDY, translated from the coding sequence ATGACCATCTACACAGGTCGTGGCGACGCCGGCGAGACGGATCTCCGGACGATGGACCGCGTCTCGAAGGCCAATCCCCGAATCGAGGCCTATGGCACCGTTGACGAGGTGAACGCGACCGTAGGACGGGTCCGCCCGACGGGTCACGAGGACGTGGACGAGCAGCTGCGCGCGATACAGAACCACCTCCACATCGTGCAGGCCGACCTCGCCAACCCCGACCCCGACGAGGACGACCCCCAAATGACCGCCGAGCGCGTCGAGCAGTTGGAGGAGTGGATAGACTCGTACGATGAAGAACTCGAACCCCTGCGCTCGTTCATCCTCCCGGGAGGCAGCGACAGCGGTGCGCGCCTCCACCACGCCAGAGCGGTCTGTCGGCGGGCCGAGCGCCGCGCGGTCGCGCTCGCTGGTGAGGAAGCGATCAACGAGCAAACCGTGACCTACCTGAATCGGCTCTCGGACGCCCTGTTCACCCTCGCACGTGTGGTGAACCAGCGCGATGGAGTGAGCGAGGAAGCGCCCGACTACTGA